The DNA region GCCCGCCACCTTCTACCAGTACTTCGAGAACGTGGAGCAGGCCATCCTCGTGATGGCCGAGGAGCTCATGGAGGGCGCGGGCACGCTGGCCGAACTGGTGGACGGCGACTGGTCCGAGCCCACCAGCTGGGAGACGGCCCGCCGGGTGGTCGAGGGCTTCATGTCGTACTGGGAGTCCAACCGGGCGGTCTTCCGCGTGGTGGAGCTGGCCACCGAGGAGGGGGACCTGCGGTTCCAGGGGTTGCGGGTGCGCGCCCTCAACGCCGTGACGGTCACCCTGGCCCGCGTCATCGCGTCGGGGGGCGCGGGACGCAGCCCGGCGGGTGCCGACGCCATGGCGGTGGCGGCCACCCTCATCTCGATGCTCGCCCACGTGGCGGCCCATCGCTACGGGTTCGAGTTCTGGGGCATCCGCACCACGGCCATGGTGGACACCCAGGCCCGGGTGCTGCACTGGGCGGTGACCGGCCGGCCCTCGCCCGAGGGGATCGACAGCGGCGGCGTGCCCGCCCCGCGCACCGGCGCGGTGGTGGGGGGCGGCGCGGCGCAGAGCCGCACCGCCCAGGCCCGCAACCGGCCCGAACCGCAGCCCCGCCGTCCTGGCGCACTCTGATCGCGCCGGGACGCACGCGGCGGCCGGGCGCTACTTGACGGCGACCGGGTTCAGCGGCGAGCCGAGGCCGTTCGTGAACGGCAGGGGCGTGGCGTCGAGGAGGAAGGTGTAGGCCCCGTCCGCCGCGCAGTCGGCGGCGAGCCCGTCGAGGACCCAGTTCTGGCCCTGCGTCATGCCCATCTCGACGAGGTGGAGGAGGTGCACCGGCAGGTACAGCTCGGCGTCCTCGCACGGGATGACCTCCAGGGCCATGGTGTCGGTGGCGACGGCGGCGACGTCACGGGCGTGGAACCACTCGGCGGTGCCGATCGACAGCCCCGAGGACAGCCCCATGTACTGGAGCACGTCGTCGAACCGCAGCATGTTGGGGAGCGGCACGGTGGCGCCGCCCGCCGGGAACCGCTGCGACATGCGGAGGCGCGCCATCTGGCCGGTGCGCACCAGCACCACGTCGCCGGCCTCCACCTCGACCCCGGCCAGCCCGCAGGCGGCGTCGAGGTCGGCGGGCGAGATGGCGTAGCCGCCCTCGAGGACGTCCACCTCCTTCGCCCGGGCGACGTCGAGGAGCACGCCCCGGCTGACGAGCGAGTCGACCAGGTGGATCCCCAGGCGGCTCGCCCCCGCCGAGGTCACCGTCGA from Acidimicrobiales bacterium includes:
- a CDS encoding TetR family transcriptional regulator, whose protein sequence is MVPDSGDAALEMILDPTGEPETLAATDGRVPGRRGRATRLRLLECTAELLATTPWRSIKVIDIARQAGTSPATFYQYFENVEQAILVMAEELMEGAGTLAELVDGDWSEPTSWETARRVVEGFMSYWESNRAVFRVVELATEEGDLRFQGLRVRALNAVTVTLARVIASGGAGRSPAGADAMAVAATLISMLAHVAAHRYGFEFWGIRTTAMVDTQARVLHWAVTGRPSPEGIDSGGVPAPRTGAVVGGGAAQSRTAQARNRPEPQPRRPGAL
- a CDS encoding cyclase family protein codes for the protein MGAASERFTAIAARVNNWGRWGDDDQLGTLNFVTEEVRRRAAACVRVGKAIPLGLALSEAEGIQKGIVPGRFNPLRTMSYVNVPLSDDPEWICANEDMVVMALQGATHWDGLAHVSYRGRLYNGYAASTVTSAGASRLGIHLVDSLVSRGVLLDVARAKEVDVLEGGYAISPADLDAACGLAGVEVEAGDVVLVRTGQMARLRMSQRFPAGGATVPLPNMLRFDDVLQYMGLSSGLSIGTAEWFHARDVAAVATDTMALEVIPCEDAELYLPVHLLHLVEMGMTQGQNWVLDGLAADCAADGAYTFLLDATPLPFTNGLGSPLNPVAVK